From the genome of Persephonella atlantica:
GTCCTCCAATCAGTGCAAATGGTAGAGAGAGCATCACTATGAGAGTGTTTGTTAAATCTTTAAATGTGATGTAAACCAGAAGGAATATAATCAGAACTGTGAGGGGGATTATGTATTTCAGTCTTTCTTTTGCATGTTGAAGGTACTGGCTCTGTCCAGCCCACTCTATGAAATATCCCTCTGGAATTTTTATATGTTTCAAAGCCTCTGTTGCTGCATTAACATACTCTTCAGGCGTTACATTCTGCATAGGTGTTATATAAACAAACAACACCTTCATTCCTTTTTCTGACTTTATAACAGACGGTGCCTCTGCATAGTAGACTTTTGCCACTGCCTTTAAGGGTATCTGTTTACCATTTCCCACCGGTATGTAAAGATTTTTTATCTCTTCAACATTGTTTCTGTAGTCCAGAGGGTATCTGAGGAGTATAGGGTACCTTTCAAGTCCGTTGTAGAACTGTGATACAGGCATTCCTCCCATAGCTGTCTGTATAAAGCTGTTTATCTCATCAACAGACAGGTTGTATCTGGACAGTTTTTCCCTATCTATTTCAATGTTCAGGTAATACCCGTTTGAAACCCTGTCTGCAAATACTGACATGGTTTGCGGCATTGATTTGAGAGCTTTTTCTATCTGTGAACCTATCTCTTGAAGCTTTTTCAAATCTGCACCATAGATTTTTATACCTAAAGGTGTCCTTATTCCTGTAAGGAGCATATCTATTCTTCCTCTTATAGGATAAGTCCAGCTGTTTGTCAGTCCGGGTATCTGTAGTTTCTCGTCCATCTCCTGCATCAGTTTTTCGTATGTCATTCCTTCCCGCCAGTACTCTTTAGGTTTAAAGGTAATAATAGTTTCTATCATGGAAAGTGGAGCCGGGTCTGTTGCTGTCTCTGCTCTTCCTGCCTTACCAAAAACAGTATCAACCTCAGGAAATGATGCGATTATTCTGTCTGTAATCTGTGTCAGCTTTTTTGCCTGTGTTACAGATATACCGGGAGGTGTAACAGGCATATACATAAAGGTCTGCTCATTCATCATAGGCATAAATTCCCAGGAGAGTTTTTTGTACAGTGGATATATAGAGAGTATAGCTAAAACGGTAAGGAACAAAACAAGATACCTGATTTTAAGGGTAAGTTTTATCAGTGGTGAGTAGCTTTTTATCATAACGAAACTAACAGGATTCTTCATCTCAGGAAGAATTCTGCCCTTAATCAGATAAATCATCAGAACAGGAACAAGGGTAACAGCTAAAACAGAGGCTGCAAGCATAGTAAAGGTCTTTGTGTAGGCAAGGGGTTTAAAAAGCATTCCTTCCTGTCCTGTCAGAGCAAAAACAGGTAAGAAAGAAACAACAATAATCAGAAGGGCAAAGAATACAGGCTTTCCCACCTGAATAGATGATTTTATTACAGCATCAATTCTGTCTTTTTCTGTTATTTCTCCCTTTTCTTTTCTCAGCCTCTCTATATGTTTATGAACATTCTCAACCATAATGATAGCACCATCAACAAGGGCTCCAATGGCAATAGCAATTCCTCCTAAAGACATGATGTTTGATGTGATGCCTAACATTTTCATAAACAAAAATCCTGAAAGGACTGCGAGGGGAAGGGTTATAATTATAACGAGAGCACTCCTTATATGTAAGAGAAACAGCGTTATCACTATAAGAACAATAATACTTTCCTCAAACAGTGCCCTTTTTAGTGTGTTTATCGCTTTTTCTATAAGCTCTGACCGGTCGTAGGTAGTGATAATTTTTATGTCTTCTGGAAGGGATTGCTGAAGCTCACGGAGTTTTTGCTTTACTTTCTGTATTACGCTGTAAGCATTTTCTCCGAACCTCATCACAACAATTCCACCTACAACCTCACCAAGACCATTAAGGTCTGCAACTCCTCTTCTTCCCATAGGGACAAGCTGAACTGTAGCAATATCTTTTATCCTGAGTGGTGTGCCGTCTTTTAAGGTTTTTACTGTTATCTCTCTTATATCATCAAGATTTCTCAGATATCCCAGTCCCTGTATAATAAATTCAAAACCGTTTTTTTCTACCGTTCCTCCTCCAACATCGTTGTTATTGCTTCTAACGGCTTTCAACACATCTTTGATAGAGATGTTATACTCTCTCAGCTTTTCCGGTTTTACTGTTATCTGGTATCCTTTTACAAATCCACCGATAGATGCAACCTCTGCAACTCCATCAACTCCAAGAAGTGCATATCTGAGATACCAGTCCTGCAGTGTCCTGAGCTGCCATAGATTTCTCTTTTCTGAAAACAGCGCATACTCGTAAACCCATCCAACACCTGTAGCATCTGGTCCTATAGTTATCTCCGCTGTTTTTGGAAGTTTGTCCTTTATCTGTGAAAGGTACTCTAACACTCTGCTTCGAGCCCAGTATATATCTGTTCCTTCTTTAAAAATCACATATACGGCAGATGTTTCAAATGAGGAAACACCTCTGACTGTCTCTATTTCAGGGGCTGAAAGGAGAACAGAAACTATAGGATAGGTAAGCTGGTCTTCAATCACAGAAGGGGACTGGCCTGTCCATTTTGAGTATATGATTACCTGTGGTGGGGAGAGGTCTGGAATAGCATCAAGAGGTGTCTTTTTTAGAGCCCATATTGATGCTCCAATCAGAATAACAACAAGAGATAAAACGATAAGTTTATTCTTTACAGACCATCGGATAACGCTTTCTATCATCTTTCCACCCTTCAATGATGATGATGCATCATTTTCATCTCTTTTTTACCTTTGGAGTATTTACCTTTTAGCTGGGCATCTGCATCAAGAAGAAACAGTGCAGAGTTTGCAACAACCATTCCTCTATGAAGACCTTTTTTTATCTGGTAGTAACCGTCTGCGTAAACCCCTAATCTGACGAATACCGGTTCAAACACTCCTTTTTCTTTCTGAACAAAAACAACCTGCCTTTTTCCTGTGTCCAAAACTGCTGTTTCTGGAAGAGTAAGGAACTTACCTAAAGGAACCTGAATTTTTAGCTCCCCGTACATTCCCGGATAATACATTTTGCCTGTATTGTTAACGACAACTCTTACTTTCAGTGTTCTGTTTTTTTCATCCATCATAGGGTATATGTAATCAACAACTCCTTCCATCTTTCTGTCTGGGTATGACAGAAAGTGAAACTGAACTTTCTGTCCCTTTCTGATAAATGGAATGTCATCTTCGTATATGTCTGCAATCAGCCACAGGTTCTGATGTTTTGCAATTCTCATAACAGGCTTTCCTTCTTTAACATAAGAGCCTAAATAAACAAACTTCTCCATTACCCAGCCGTCGTAAGGGGAATACAGGGTTATACTTTTCACCACCTTTTTTGTTTTCAGTATCTTTTCTATCTGTTTATCTGTAATGTCCCAGTATTTGAGCCTCTTGTATGCTGCTTCGTAAAGCTCTTTTGCTGACTTTTTTAAAACTCTGTCAGAGCTGTTTTTCATCTTTTGATAATACTGGTATGCCCTGAGTAATTCTTCCTGTGCTGAAACAAGCTCTGGACTGTAAACAGAAAGGAGAGGCTGACCTTTTTTTACGTATTTTCCTGTAAAATCTGCGTACAGTTTTTCCACATAACCAGATATTTTAAATGTGATATCCTTCAGGTCATTTTCTGGATGCTCTAACTTTCCAAAACCTTTTATATTTTTGGTTAAAAATCTCTCTTCCACTACTGTTGTATCAATGTTAAACATCTGATTAATCTTACCTGTATTAACAGGTTTGACTGCTGTCTGGGGCAGTTTTTCTGACTGAACTTCAGGAGTTTTATCTTCTATCTGTGGAAAGCTTTTGGAAAAAAACAGGAAAGAACCCACTGCTCCTATGACCAGACCGGCAATAAGAAAAAGTAGCATCTTTAGCTTCATTTTATCTCTCCTGTCAGTTTTTCAATTTTTTTGACGGCTATGTTGTAAGAGGCAGTCTCTTCAATAATCTTATTTTTTACTGTCAGTATCTGGTTTATTGCCTTGAGCACATCAAAGATATTCTTCCTTCCAACCTGATACTCAGACA
Proteins encoded in this window:
- a CDS encoding efflux RND transporter permease subunit, coding for MIESVIRWSVKNKLIVLSLVVILIGASIWALKKTPLDAIPDLSPPQVIIYSKWTGQSPSVIEDQLTYPIVSVLLSAPEIETVRGVSSFETSAVYVIFKEGTDIYWARSRVLEYLSQIKDKLPKTAEITIGPDATGVGWVYEYALFSEKRNLWQLRTLQDWYLRYALLGVDGVAEVASIGGFVKGYQITVKPEKLREYNISIKDVLKAVRSNNNDVGGGTVEKNGFEFIIQGLGYLRNLDDIREITVKTLKDGTPLRIKDIATVQLVPMGRRGVADLNGLGEVVGGIVVMRFGENAYSVIQKVKQKLRELQQSLPEDIKIITTYDRSELIEKAINTLKRALFEESIIVLIVITLFLLHIRSALVIIITLPLAVLSGFLFMKMLGITSNIMSLGGIAIAIGALVDGAIIMVENVHKHIERLRKEKGEITEKDRIDAVIKSSIQVGKPVFFALLIIVVSFLPVFALTGQEGMLFKPLAYTKTFTMLAASVLAVTLVPVLMIYLIKGRILPEMKNPVSFVMIKSYSPLIKLTLKIRYLVLFLTVLAILSIYPLYKKLSWEFMPMMNEQTFMYMPVTPPGISVTQAKKLTQITDRIIASFPEVDTVFGKAGRAETATDPAPLSMIETIITFKPKEYWREGMTYEKLMQEMDEKLQIPGLTNSWTYPIRGRIDMLLTGIRTPLGIKIYGADLKKLQEIGSQIEKALKSMPQTMSVFADRVSNGYYLNIEIDREKLSRYNLSVDEINSFIQTAMGGMPVSQFYNGLERYPILLRYPLDYRNNVEEIKNLYIPVGNGKQIPLKAVAKVYYAEAPSVIKSEKGMKVLFVYITPMQNVTPEEYVNAATEALKHIKIPEGYFIEWAGQSQYLQHAKERLKYIIPLTVLIIFLLVYITFKDLTNTLIVMLSLPFALIGGLLYIDYLNFNMSIAVVVGFLALLGVAAETAIVMVVYLEEAVKKKLSQKGKLNKSDFMEAVYEGAVLRVRPKMMTVITILAGLVPLMYITGVGSEVMQRIAAPMIGGVISSAVLTLLVIPAVYSIFQKKKYLTK
- a CDS encoding efflux RND transporter periplasmic adaptor subunit, which translates into the protein MKLKMLLFLIAGLVIGAVGSFLFFSKSFPQIEDKTPEVQSEKLPQTAVKPVNTGKINQMFNIDTTVVEERFLTKNIKGFGKLEHPENDLKDITFKISGYVEKLYADFTGKYVKKGQPLLSVYSPELVSAQEELLRAYQYYQKMKNSSDRVLKKSAKELYEAAYKRLKYWDITDKQIEKILKTKKVVKSITLYSPYDGWVMEKFVYLGSYVKEGKPVMRIAKHQNLWLIADIYEDDIPFIRKGQKVQFHFLSYPDRKMEGVVDYIYPMMDEKNRTLKVRVVVNNTGKMYYPGMYGELKIQVPLGKFLTLPETAVLDTGKRQVVFVQKEKGVFEPVFVRLGVYADGYYQIKKGLHRGMVVANSALFLLDADAQLKGKYSKGKKEMKMMHHHH